A genome region from Camelina sativa cultivar DH55 chromosome 10, Cs, whole genome shotgun sequence includes the following:
- the LOC104718190 gene encoding uncharacterized protein LOC104718190 isoform X1, translating into MSEIETVPDEFRCNRSDGKQWRCKRRALEGKKMCEAHHSSQSLKRSKQKASESMKLVRSRRGGGGDEAACSEIEPSENRIRAKRSGKSKRKRVMGEAEAMDEAVKKMKLKRGDLQLDLIRMVLKREVEKRKRLPNQKKKTKKVTSSNGGFGEFVGEELTRVLPNGVMAISPPSPTTSNVSSPCDVKVGEEPISVAKRRFRSKNIEPLPVGKMQVVPFKGNLVSGKKEKKKRCHWCGTRGFGDLISCLSCEREFFCIDCIEKRNKGSREEVEGKCPVCCGSCRCKVCSVTMSGVTECKDSQSVRSDIDRVLHLHYAVCMLLPVLKKINAEHKVEVENDAEKKGGNPAEPQIHSSESTSDDQQLCSSDNSAAVDLKKRCTRSSSVLRLSSDQDQSQGSLSRMVGSVKCLNGIKSLSDCKRKEVKGCSNNLSLSLLSLELTSKLEISAEEVVSCYELPEVLDKFFGCPFCHGMETQSSSSDSNLKEASKRREDGTGNFLYYPTVMEFQQNNLEHFQTHWSKGHPVVVRSVLKGGLSLNWDPVAMFCCYLMTINSKTGNTTDCMDWFEVEIGVKQFFLGSLRGKAETNTCQERLKLEGWLSSSLFKEQFPNHYAEILNILPISHYMDPKSGLLNIAANLPDTVQTPDFGPCLHISYRSGEEYALPDSVRKLGFETCDMVDILLYVTETHVSTKQICRIRKLMKNIGRVRSKNPEQVRESRFDKGKKRDRSEAYAQRDWLDGYPSSDSESSQHCLGAKCRGTKFEAEEREICNDSCEEESLSNSYGARWDVFQKQDVSKLLEYINNHSLELESMDSSKKNVNHPLLEQSYYLDEYHKERLKEEFDVEPWSFDQCVGEAVIVPAGCPYQNRKNKSCVNAVVKFLSPEHVTESIKRVEELNQLPQSVKTKANKIEVKKMAIHKISEAVKEIRELTSSDSTGASRLYN; encoded by the exons ATGTCGGAGATCGAGACCGTTCCAGACGAGTTTCGTTGCAACCGCTCCGATGGTAAGCAATGGAGGTGCAAGAGACGAGCTTTAGAGGGTAAAAAGATGTGCGAGGCTCATCACTCTTCTCAGAGCTTAAAGCGGAGTAAGCAGAAAGCTTCAGAGTCGATGAAGCTCGTTAGatcaagaagaggaggaggaggagacgaagCGGCGTGTTCTGAGATCGAGCCTAGCGAAAACAGAATTAGGGCTAAGAGATCGGGGAAATCTAAGAGGAAGCGAGTTATGGGTGAAGCAGAGGCTATGGATGAAGCTGTTAAGAAGATGAAGCTGAAGAGAGGGGATTTGCAGCTGGATTTGATTAGGATGGTGCTGAAGAGAGAAgttgagaagaggaagaggttgccgaatcagaagaagaagacgaagaaggtgaCCAGTAGTAATGGTGGGTTTGGTGAATTTGTTGGAGAAGAGTTAACGAGGGTTCTTCCTAATGGTGTGATGGCGATTTCACCACCTTCTCCGACTACAAGTAATGTGTCTTCTCCTTGTGATGTTAAAGTTGGTGAAGAGCCAATTTCGGTTGCTAAACGAAGGTTTAGGTCTAAGAACATTGAACCTTTGCCTGTTGGCAAAATGCAG GTGGTTCCTTTCAAGGGGAATTTGGTTAGtggaaagaaggagaagaagaagaggtgtcATTGGTGTGGAACAAGAGGATTTGGGGATTTGATTAGTTGTTTGAGTTGTGAAAGAGAGTTCTTTTGCATTGATTGTATTGAAAAAAG GAACAAGGGATCGAGAGAAGAAGTTGAGGGAAAATGCCCTGTATGCTGTGGATCATGTAGGTGCAAGGTTTGCTCAGTCACTATGTCTGGAGTCACTGAATGTAAG GATTCTCAGAGTGTCAGGAGTGATATTGACAGGGTTTTGCATCTGCATTATGCGGTGTGCATGCTTCTTCCagtactaaaaaaaatcaatgcaGAACACAAAGTAGAGGTGGAGAATGACGCAGAAAAGAAAG GGGGAAATCCAGCTGAACCTCAAATACATAGCTCTGAATCAACCTCTGATGATCAACAGCTCTG CAGCAGTGACAACTCTGCTGCTGTGGATTTGAAAAAAAGGTGCACCCGCAGTTCCTCAGTTCTCAGGCTAAGTTCTGACCAAGATCAGAGTCAAGGGAGCTTATCTAGAATGGTTGGGTCAGTTAAATGCTTGAATGGTATAAAATCTCTATCAGATTGTAAGCGGAAAGAAGTCAAAGGATGCAGCAATAACCTTTCACTGAGTCTATTGTCTCTGGAGTTGACAAGCAAGTTAGAAATCAGTGCAGAGGAAGTAGTCAGTTGCTATGAGTTGCCTGAAGTCTTGGATAAATTCTTTGGATGTCCATTTTGTCATGGAATGGAAACGCAATCTAGTAGTAGTGATAGTAACTTGAAAGAAGCAtctaagagaagagaagacggAACTGGTAACTTTTTATACTACCCCACAGTGATGGAATTTCAACAAAACAATCTCGAACACTTTCAGACACACTGGAGTAAAGGCCATCCTGTAGTAGTTCGTAGTGTGTTAAAGGGTGGTTTAAGCCTGAACTGGGATCCAGTAGCCATGTTCTGTTGCTATCTTATGACCATAAACAGCAAAACTGGCAATACTACCGATTGTATGGATTGGTTTGAG GTAGAAATTGGCgtaaagcaattttttttgggctCTTTGAGAGGAAAGGCTGAGACTAATACTTGTCAAGAAAGGCTGAAGCTGGAGGGATGGCTTTCGTCTTCATTGTTTAAAGAACAGTTTCCAAATCATTATGCTGAAATACTGAATATTTTACCAATTTCACACTACATGGATCCAAAGAGCGGACTACTAAATATCGCAGCCAACCTACCTGACACTGTACAAACACCTGATTTTGGTCCATGCCTCCATATTTCATACAGGAGTGGTGAAGAATATGCACTGCCTGATTCTGTGAGGAAGTTAGGGTTCGAAACTTGTGACATG GTTGatatcttgttatatgtcaCAGAAACACATGTATCCACTAAACAGATTTGTAGGATAAGAAAGCTTATGAAAAATATTGGAAGAGTAAGATCTAAAAACCCAGAGCAGGTGAGGGAGAGTAGATTTGATAAGGGAAAGAAACGAGATAGGTCTGAGGCATATGCTCAGAGAGATTGGTTGGATGGCTATCCCAGTTCTGATTCAGAATCTTCACAACACTGTTTAGGCGCTAAATGCAGAGGCACTAAGTTTGAAGCAGAGGAAAGAGAAATTTGCAACGACTCTTGTGAAGAAGAAAGCCTAAGCAACTCTTATGGTGCCCGGTGGGATGTATTTCAGAAACAAGATGTTTCTAAACTTCTCGAGTATATTAATAACCACTCTCTCGAGCTAGAATCCATGGATTCCAGCAAAAAAAAC GTGAATCATCCATTACTTGAGCAGAGTTATTATCTTGATGAGTACCACAAAGAAAGGCTTAAGGAAGAGTTTG ACGTTGAACCATGGAGTTTTGATCAATGTGTTGGGGAAGCAGTCATCGTCCCTGCTGGATGTCCATACCAAAATAGAAAGAATAAG TCTTGCGTAAATGCGGTTGTGAAGTTTCTGTCACCTGAGCATGTTACTGAATCAATTAAACGAGTGGAAGAGCTCAATCAACTTCCTCAGAGCGTCAAAACGAAAGCAAATAAGATTGAG GTGAAGAAAATGGCGATTCATAAAATTAGCGAAGCTGTAAAGGAAATCCGGGAACTCACATCTTCAGATTCAACTGGTGCATCGAGATTATATAACTAG
- the LOC104718190 gene encoding uncharacterized protein LOC104718190 isoform X3, with protein sequence MSEIETVPDEFRCNRSDGKQWRCKRRALEGKKMCEAHHSSQSLKRSKQKASESMKLVRSRRGGGGDEAACSEIEPSENRIRAKRSGKSKRKRVMGEAEAMDEAVKKMKLKRGDLQLDLIRMVLKREVEKRKRLPNQKKKTKKVTSSNGGFGEFVGEELTRVLPNGVMAISPPSPTTSNVSSPCDVKVGEEPISVAKRRFRSKNIEPLPVGKMQVVPFKGNLVSGKKEKKKRCHWCGTRGFGDLISCLSCEREFFCIDCIEKRNKGSREEVEGKCPVCCGSCRCKVCSVTMSGVTECKDSQSVRSDIDRVLHLHYAVCMLLPVLKKINAEHKVEVENDAEKKGGNPAEPQIHSSESTSDDQQLCSSDNSAAVDLKKRCTRSSSVLRLSSDQDQSQGSLSRMVGSVKCLNGIKSLSDCKRKEVKGCSNNLSLSLLSLELTSKLEISAEEVVSCYELPEVLDKFFGCPFCHGMETQSSSSDSNLKEASKRREDGTGNFLYYPTVMEFQQNNLEHFQTHWSKGHPVVVRSVLKGGLSLNWDPVAMFCCYLMTINSKTGNTTDCMDWFEVEIGVKQFFLGSLRGKAETNTCQERLKLEGWLSSSLFKEQFPNHYAEILNILPISHYMDPKSGLLNIAANLPDTVQTPDFGPCLHISYRSGEEYALPDSVRKLGFETCDMVDILLYVTETHVSTKQICRIRKLMKNIGRVRSKNPEQVRESRFDKGKKRDRSEAYAQRDWLDGYPSSDSESSQHCLGAKCRGTKFEAEEREICNDSCEEESLSNSYGARWDVFQKQDVSKLLEYINNHSLELESMDSSKKNVNHPLLEQSYYLDEYHKERLKEEFDVEPWSFDQCVGEAVIVPAGCPYQNRKNKSCVNAVVKFLSPEHVTESIKRVEELNQLPQSVKTKANKIE encoded by the exons ATGTCGGAGATCGAGACCGTTCCAGACGAGTTTCGTTGCAACCGCTCCGATGGTAAGCAATGGAGGTGCAAGAGACGAGCTTTAGAGGGTAAAAAGATGTGCGAGGCTCATCACTCTTCTCAGAGCTTAAAGCGGAGTAAGCAGAAAGCTTCAGAGTCGATGAAGCTCGTTAGatcaagaagaggaggaggaggagacgaagCGGCGTGTTCTGAGATCGAGCCTAGCGAAAACAGAATTAGGGCTAAGAGATCGGGGAAATCTAAGAGGAAGCGAGTTATGGGTGAAGCAGAGGCTATGGATGAAGCTGTTAAGAAGATGAAGCTGAAGAGAGGGGATTTGCAGCTGGATTTGATTAGGATGGTGCTGAAGAGAGAAgttgagaagaggaagaggttgccgaatcagaagaagaagacgaagaaggtgaCCAGTAGTAATGGTGGGTTTGGTGAATTTGTTGGAGAAGAGTTAACGAGGGTTCTTCCTAATGGTGTGATGGCGATTTCACCACCTTCTCCGACTACAAGTAATGTGTCTTCTCCTTGTGATGTTAAAGTTGGTGAAGAGCCAATTTCGGTTGCTAAACGAAGGTTTAGGTCTAAGAACATTGAACCTTTGCCTGTTGGCAAAATGCAG GTGGTTCCTTTCAAGGGGAATTTGGTTAGtggaaagaaggagaagaagaagaggtgtcATTGGTGTGGAACAAGAGGATTTGGGGATTTGATTAGTTGTTTGAGTTGTGAAAGAGAGTTCTTTTGCATTGATTGTATTGAAAAAAG GAACAAGGGATCGAGAGAAGAAGTTGAGGGAAAATGCCCTGTATGCTGTGGATCATGTAGGTGCAAGGTTTGCTCAGTCACTATGTCTGGAGTCACTGAATGTAAG GATTCTCAGAGTGTCAGGAGTGATATTGACAGGGTTTTGCATCTGCATTATGCGGTGTGCATGCTTCTTCCagtactaaaaaaaatcaatgcaGAACACAAAGTAGAGGTGGAGAATGACGCAGAAAAGAAAG GGGGAAATCCAGCTGAACCTCAAATACATAGCTCTGAATCAACCTCTGATGATCAACAGCTCTG CAGCAGTGACAACTCTGCTGCTGTGGATTTGAAAAAAAGGTGCACCCGCAGTTCCTCAGTTCTCAGGCTAAGTTCTGACCAAGATCAGAGTCAAGGGAGCTTATCTAGAATGGTTGGGTCAGTTAAATGCTTGAATGGTATAAAATCTCTATCAGATTGTAAGCGGAAAGAAGTCAAAGGATGCAGCAATAACCTTTCACTGAGTCTATTGTCTCTGGAGTTGACAAGCAAGTTAGAAATCAGTGCAGAGGAAGTAGTCAGTTGCTATGAGTTGCCTGAAGTCTTGGATAAATTCTTTGGATGTCCATTTTGTCATGGAATGGAAACGCAATCTAGTAGTAGTGATAGTAACTTGAAAGAAGCAtctaagagaagagaagacggAACTGGTAACTTTTTATACTACCCCACAGTGATGGAATTTCAACAAAACAATCTCGAACACTTTCAGACACACTGGAGTAAAGGCCATCCTGTAGTAGTTCGTAGTGTGTTAAAGGGTGGTTTAAGCCTGAACTGGGATCCAGTAGCCATGTTCTGTTGCTATCTTATGACCATAAACAGCAAAACTGGCAATACTACCGATTGTATGGATTGGTTTGAG GTAGAAATTGGCgtaaagcaattttttttgggctCTTTGAGAGGAAAGGCTGAGACTAATACTTGTCAAGAAAGGCTGAAGCTGGAGGGATGGCTTTCGTCTTCATTGTTTAAAGAACAGTTTCCAAATCATTATGCTGAAATACTGAATATTTTACCAATTTCACACTACATGGATCCAAAGAGCGGACTACTAAATATCGCAGCCAACCTACCTGACACTGTACAAACACCTGATTTTGGTCCATGCCTCCATATTTCATACAGGAGTGGTGAAGAATATGCACTGCCTGATTCTGTGAGGAAGTTAGGGTTCGAAACTTGTGACATG GTTGatatcttgttatatgtcaCAGAAACACATGTATCCACTAAACAGATTTGTAGGATAAGAAAGCTTATGAAAAATATTGGAAGAGTAAGATCTAAAAACCCAGAGCAGGTGAGGGAGAGTAGATTTGATAAGGGAAAGAAACGAGATAGGTCTGAGGCATATGCTCAGAGAGATTGGTTGGATGGCTATCCCAGTTCTGATTCAGAATCTTCACAACACTGTTTAGGCGCTAAATGCAGAGGCACTAAGTTTGAAGCAGAGGAAAGAGAAATTTGCAACGACTCTTGTGAAGAAGAAAGCCTAAGCAACTCTTATGGTGCCCGGTGGGATGTATTTCAGAAACAAGATGTTTCTAAACTTCTCGAGTATATTAATAACCACTCTCTCGAGCTAGAATCCATGGATTCCAGCAAAAAAAAC GTGAATCATCCATTACTTGAGCAGAGTTATTATCTTGATGAGTACCACAAAGAAAGGCTTAAGGAAGAGTTTG ACGTTGAACCATGGAGTTTTGATCAATGTGTTGGGGAAGCAGTCATCGTCCCTGCTGGATGTCCATACCAAAATAGAAAGAATAAG TCTTGCGTAAATGCGGTTGTGAAGTTTCTGTCACCTGAGCATGTTACTGAATCAATTAAACGAGTGGAAGAGCTCAATCAACTTCCTCAGAGCGTCAAAACGAAAGCAAATAAGATTGAG TAA
- the LOC109127071 gene encoding uncharacterized protein LOC109127071, translated as MLAFTKMARYQGLLQTRATMLLIRNYHKQPVKVVWTKPENGWIKLNFDGSRGREGQASIGGIFRNHKAEFLLGYSESIGEATSTTAEFAALKRGLELVLENGWTDLWLEGDAKIIMDIISKRGRLRCEETKKHVNYINVVMLELSNCVLSHVYREGNRVADKLAKLGHQFQDPKVWRVQPPDIVLPIIHDDAKGKIVLRTK; from the coding sequence ATGTTAGCTTTCACAAAGATGGCAAGATATCAAGGGTTGCTTCAAACCCGGGCTACTATGCTGTTAATCCGAAACTACCATAAACAGCCTGTTAAAGTTGTGTGGACGAAACCTGAAAATGGGTGGATAAAGCTTAACTTTGACGGatcaagaggaagagaaggacaAGCCAGCATTGGAGGGATATTCAGAAACCACAAAGCCGAGTTCCTTCTTGGATACTCTGAATCCATAGGGGAAGCCACAAGCACCACGGCAGAGTTCGCAGCCCTCAAAAGAGGCCTCGAGCTGGTTCTGGAGAACGGATGGACGGATCTATGGCTCGAAGGAGATGCCAAGATCATAATGGATATCATCTCCAAGAGAGGGAGATTGAGATGTGAAGAGACAAAAAAGCATGTGAATTACATCAATGTGGTTATGCTTGAGCTGAGCAACTGCGTGTTGAGCCATGTTTACAGAGAAGGGAATCGAGTCGCTGATAAATTGGCTAAGTTAGGACATCAGTTTCAGGATCCTAAAGTCTGGAGGGTTCAGCCTCCAGACATAGTCTTACCAATTATCCATGACGATGCAAAAGGTAAGATTGTTCTTAGAACAAAATGA
- the LOC104718190 gene encoding uncharacterized protein LOC104718190 isoform X2 — MSEIETVPDEFRCNRSDGKQWRCKRRALEGKKMCEAHHSSQSLKRSKQKASESMKLVRSRRGGGGDEAACSEIEPSENRIRAKRSGKSKRKRVMGEAEAMDEAVKKMKLKRGDLQLDLIRMVLKREVEKRKRLPNQKKKTKKVTSSNGGFGEFVGEELTRVLPNGVMAISPPSPTTSNVSSPCDVKVGEEPISVAKRRFRSKNIEPLPVGKMQVVPFKGNLVSGKKEKKKRCHWCGTRGFGDLISCLSCEREFFCIDCIEKRNKGSREEVEGKCPVCCGSCRCKVCSVTMSGVTECKDSQSVRSDIDRVLHLHYAVCMLLPVLKKINAEHKVEVENDAEKKGGNPAEPQIHSSESTSDDQQLCSDNSAAVDLKKRCTRSSSVLRLSSDQDQSQGSLSRMVGSVKCLNGIKSLSDCKRKEVKGCSNNLSLSLLSLELTSKLEISAEEVVSCYELPEVLDKFFGCPFCHGMETQSSSSDSNLKEASKRREDGTGNFLYYPTVMEFQQNNLEHFQTHWSKGHPVVVRSVLKGGLSLNWDPVAMFCCYLMTINSKTGNTTDCMDWFEVEIGVKQFFLGSLRGKAETNTCQERLKLEGWLSSSLFKEQFPNHYAEILNILPISHYMDPKSGLLNIAANLPDTVQTPDFGPCLHISYRSGEEYALPDSVRKLGFETCDMVDILLYVTETHVSTKQICRIRKLMKNIGRVRSKNPEQVRESRFDKGKKRDRSEAYAQRDWLDGYPSSDSESSQHCLGAKCRGTKFEAEEREICNDSCEEESLSNSYGARWDVFQKQDVSKLLEYINNHSLELESMDSSKKNVNHPLLEQSYYLDEYHKERLKEEFDVEPWSFDQCVGEAVIVPAGCPYQNRKNKSCVNAVVKFLSPEHVTESIKRVEELNQLPQSVKTKANKIEVKKMAIHKISEAVKEIRELTSSDSTGASRLYN; from the exons ATGTCGGAGATCGAGACCGTTCCAGACGAGTTTCGTTGCAACCGCTCCGATGGTAAGCAATGGAGGTGCAAGAGACGAGCTTTAGAGGGTAAAAAGATGTGCGAGGCTCATCACTCTTCTCAGAGCTTAAAGCGGAGTAAGCAGAAAGCTTCAGAGTCGATGAAGCTCGTTAGatcaagaagaggaggaggaggagacgaagCGGCGTGTTCTGAGATCGAGCCTAGCGAAAACAGAATTAGGGCTAAGAGATCGGGGAAATCTAAGAGGAAGCGAGTTATGGGTGAAGCAGAGGCTATGGATGAAGCTGTTAAGAAGATGAAGCTGAAGAGAGGGGATTTGCAGCTGGATTTGATTAGGATGGTGCTGAAGAGAGAAgttgagaagaggaagaggttgccgaatcagaagaagaagacgaagaaggtgaCCAGTAGTAATGGTGGGTTTGGTGAATTTGTTGGAGAAGAGTTAACGAGGGTTCTTCCTAATGGTGTGATGGCGATTTCACCACCTTCTCCGACTACAAGTAATGTGTCTTCTCCTTGTGATGTTAAAGTTGGTGAAGAGCCAATTTCGGTTGCTAAACGAAGGTTTAGGTCTAAGAACATTGAACCTTTGCCTGTTGGCAAAATGCAG GTGGTTCCTTTCAAGGGGAATTTGGTTAGtggaaagaaggagaagaagaagaggtgtcATTGGTGTGGAACAAGAGGATTTGGGGATTTGATTAGTTGTTTGAGTTGTGAAAGAGAGTTCTTTTGCATTGATTGTATTGAAAAAAG GAACAAGGGATCGAGAGAAGAAGTTGAGGGAAAATGCCCTGTATGCTGTGGATCATGTAGGTGCAAGGTTTGCTCAGTCACTATGTCTGGAGTCACTGAATGTAAG GATTCTCAGAGTGTCAGGAGTGATATTGACAGGGTTTTGCATCTGCATTATGCGGTGTGCATGCTTCTTCCagtactaaaaaaaatcaatgcaGAACACAAAGTAGAGGTGGAGAATGACGCAGAAAAGAAAG GGGGAAATCCAGCTGAACCTCAAATACATAGCTCTGAATCAACCTCTGATGATCAACAGCTCTG CAGTGACAACTCTGCTGCTGTGGATTTGAAAAAAAGGTGCACCCGCAGTTCCTCAGTTCTCAGGCTAAGTTCTGACCAAGATCAGAGTCAAGGGAGCTTATCTAGAATGGTTGGGTCAGTTAAATGCTTGAATGGTATAAAATCTCTATCAGATTGTAAGCGGAAAGAAGTCAAAGGATGCAGCAATAACCTTTCACTGAGTCTATTGTCTCTGGAGTTGACAAGCAAGTTAGAAATCAGTGCAGAGGAAGTAGTCAGTTGCTATGAGTTGCCTGAAGTCTTGGATAAATTCTTTGGATGTCCATTTTGTCATGGAATGGAAACGCAATCTAGTAGTAGTGATAGTAACTTGAAAGAAGCAtctaagagaagagaagacggAACTGGTAACTTTTTATACTACCCCACAGTGATGGAATTTCAACAAAACAATCTCGAACACTTTCAGACACACTGGAGTAAAGGCCATCCTGTAGTAGTTCGTAGTGTGTTAAAGGGTGGTTTAAGCCTGAACTGGGATCCAGTAGCCATGTTCTGTTGCTATCTTATGACCATAAACAGCAAAACTGGCAATACTACCGATTGTATGGATTGGTTTGAG GTAGAAATTGGCgtaaagcaattttttttgggctCTTTGAGAGGAAAGGCTGAGACTAATACTTGTCAAGAAAGGCTGAAGCTGGAGGGATGGCTTTCGTCTTCATTGTTTAAAGAACAGTTTCCAAATCATTATGCTGAAATACTGAATATTTTACCAATTTCACACTACATGGATCCAAAGAGCGGACTACTAAATATCGCAGCCAACCTACCTGACACTGTACAAACACCTGATTTTGGTCCATGCCTCCATATTTCATACAGGAGTGGTGAAGAATATGCACTGCCTGATTCTGTGAGGAAGTTAGGGTTCGAAACTTGTGACATG GTTGatatcttgttatatgtcaCAGAAACACATGTATCCACTAAACAGATTTGTAGGATAAGAAAGCTTATGAAAAATATTGGAAGAGTAAGATCTAAAAACCCAGAGCAGGTGAGGGAGAGTAGATTTGATAAGGGAAAGAAACGAGATAGGTCTGAGGCATATGCTCAGAGAGATTGGTTGGATGGCTATCCCAGTTCTGATTCAGAATCTTCACAACACTGTTTAGGCGCTAAATGCAGAGGCACTAAGTTTGAAGCAGAGGAAAGAGAAATTTGCAACGACTCTTGTGAAGAAGAAAGCCTAAGCAACTCTTATGGTGCCCGGTGGGATGTATTTCAGAAACAAGATGTTTCTAAACTTCTCGAGTATATTAATAACCACTCTCTCGAGCTAGAATCCATGGATTCCAGCAAAAAAAAC GTGAATCATCCATTACTTGAGCAGAGTTATTATCTTGATGAGTACCACAAAGAAAGGCTTAAGGAAGAGTTTG ACGTTGAACCATGGAGTTTTGATCAATGTGTTGGGGAAGCAGTCATCGTCCCTGCTGGATGTCCATACCAAAATAGAAAGAATAAG TCTTGCGTAAATGCGGTTGTGAAGTTTCTGTCACCTGAGCATGTTACTGAATCAATTAAACGAGTGGAAGAGCTCAATCAACTTCCTCAGAGCGTCAAAACGAAAGCAAATAAGATTGAG GTGAAGAAAATGGCGATTCATAAAATTAGCGAAGCTGTAAAGGAAATCCGGGAACTCACATCTTCAGATTCAACTGGTGCATCGAGATTATATAACTAG